In the genome of Ignavibacteriales bacterium, one region contains:
- a CDS encoding ABC transporter permease subunit has product MELVVKIFRYELNNSIRSKWTILYSVFFFLLNYILLSFDSGSGRSAISMMNIVLIVVPLVSLIFGAIYVYNSREYIEMILCQPIDRKSLFIGLYLGNTIPLSSGFMFGMMLPLLLTTTFENLFPFLILTFCGVALTFVFTSVAFGVSIKINDRVKGFGISILTWLLLAVIYDGILLFIIYYFSDYPIENVVLGVSMLNPIDLARIIFILNFDVSALMGYTGALFQKFLGEQTGFFISIISLLLWCFIPTYFAYRKFLKKDF; this is encoded by the coding sequence ATGGAATTAGTAGTAAAAATTTTCAGGTATGAATTAAACAATTCTATTCGCAGCAAATGGACTATACTATATTCTGTATTTTTCTTTTTACTTAATTATATCCTATTAAGTTTTGATTCAGGCAGCGGAAGAAGCGCTATAAGTATGATGAATATTGTTTTGATTGTTGTTCCTCTTGTCAGCCTTATTTTCGGAGCCATCTATGTTTACAATTCAAGAGAATACATCGAAATGATATTGTGTCAGCCAATTGACAGAAAATCGCTATTCATCGGACTATATCTTGGCAACACAATTCCTTTATCTTCAGGGTTTATGTTTGGCATGATGCTTCCGTTGTTATTGACAACAACTTTTGAAAACCTATTTCCGTTTTTAATTCTTACTTTCTGCGGTGTTGCACTCACGTTCGTTTTTACATCTGTTGCTTTCGGTGTATCAATAAAAATAAACGATAGGGTAAAGGGATTTGGTATTTCAATACTTACCTGGCTTTTACTCGCTGTTATATATGATGGGATATTATTGTTCATCATTTATTATTTCAGCGACTATCCAATAGAAAATGTTGTGCTGGGGGTAAGCATGCTAAACCCGATTGATCTGGCAAGAATAATCTTCATTTTGAATTTTGATGTCTCCGCACTGATGGGTTATACCGGTGCGTTGTTCCAAAAATTTCTAGGAGAGCAGACCGGATTTTTCATCTCAATTATCTCACTGTTATTGTGGTGCTTCATTCCAACTTATTTCGCCTACAGAAAATTTCTTAAAAAAGATTTCTGA
- a CDS encoding nitrous oxide reductase accessory protein NosL yields MKTNIILMLILSSLLFSFGCGQDPQPIEYGVDNCSHCMMQITDNKYAAELITKKGKCFKFDAVECLVQHLLENDSEENKDAALWINDFSEPSQFINAKDAFYLQNEKFHSPMGFNVLACGDHNKLKKIKDEHGGVEYDWNSLVELVKKM; encoded by the coding sequence ATGAAAACAAATATTATACTGATGTTAATCCTATCATCATTGTTATTTTCGTTCGGATGTGGTCAGGATCCTCAACCTATTGAATATGGGGTTGATAACTGTAGTCATTGTATGATGCAGATAACGGACAATAAGTATGCAGCCGAACTGATAACAAAAAAAGGTAAATGTTTTAAGTTCGATGCAGTTGAATGTCTTGTCCAGCATCTGCTTGAAAATGATTCTGAAGAAAATAAAGATGCTGCGTTATGGATAAACGACTTTTCTGAGCCTTCTCAGTTCATTAATGCAAAAGATGCTTTTTATCTTCAGAATGAAAAATTCCATAGTCCAATGGGATTTAATGTTCTTGCTTGCGGCGACCATAACAAGTTAAAAAAAATCAAAGATGAACATGGTGGTGTTGAGTACGACTGGAATTCACTTGTTGAATTGGTTAAGAAGATGTAA
- a CDS encoding DUF438 domain-containing protein, whose protein sequence is MSEFINNNEMKLNLLKDKIRQIGSEEDSQLVSEELKSLLNEVSYEDVIKVEQELFEEGINRDKMLELCDLHTAALKGLINPEAKTQDTPGHPVHTFKKENQAIRREIEILQSHFNKVNEMSPDKNADEIFLIIRSSFNNLMDIEKHYLRKENLLFPFLEKYGITGPSTVMWGKHDQTREMLKNCISVMNALENPTIEDLNSIIELVMKPTVKSIDEMIYKEEKILFPMSLDTLKEEDWLQIYNQGDEIGYCLYSPVHKWHPENVNVSATSEIIDNAKIKLPTGIFNLDELTALFNAMPVDLTFVDKDDNVKFFSHGEDRIFQRNKAILGRKVQYCHPPGSVHIVEKILNDFKNGVQDKASFWINFKERFIYIRYYAVRDDSKNYLGTLEVTQDVTELRKLEGERRILEY, encoded by the coding sequence ATGAGTGAGTTTATAAACAACAATGAAATGAAACTGAACCTTTTAAAAGATAAGATAAGGCAAATAGGAAGTGAAGAAGATTCACAATTAGTAAGTGAAGAACTCAAATCACTTCTTAATGAAGTCAGCTATGAAGATGTAATAAAAGTTGAACAGGAACTTTTTGAAGAGGGAATCAACAGGGATAAAATGCTTGAATTGTGCGACCTTCATACAGCAGCATTAAAAGGTCTAATAAATCCTGAAGCTAAAACTCAGGATACTCCCGGTCATCCTGTTCACACATTTAAAAAAGAAAACCAGGCAATCAGGAGAGAAATTGAAATTCTTCAATCACATTTCAACAAAGTGAATGAAATGTCTCCAGATAAAAATGCTGATGAAATTTTTCTGATAATCAGAAGTTCATTTAATAACCTGATGGATATTGAAAAACATTATCTGAGAAAAGAAAATCTTTTGTTTCCATTCCTTGAGAAATACGGAATAACAGGACCTTCAACTGTGATGTGGGGTAAACATGATCAGACAAGGGAGATGTTAAAAAATTGTATAAGTGTAATGAACGCACTGGAAAATCCAACTATCGAAGACTTAAATAGTATTATTGAATTAGTTATGAAACCCACTGTCAAATCCATCGATGAAATGATCTACAAAGAAGAAAAAATTCTTTTTCCGATGTCTCTTGATACACTTAAGGAGGAAGATTGGCTGCAGATATATAACCAGGGTGACGAGATCGGTTATTGTTTGTATTCTCCTGTACACAAGTGGCATCCTGAAAATGTGAACGTTTCAGCAACGAGTGAGATAATAGATAATGCAAAAATAAAACTGCCGACGGGTATATTTAATCTTGATGAACTGACAGCATTATTCAATGCAATGCCGGTGGATTTAACATTCGTTGATAAAGATGATAACGTAAAATTTTTCTCTCATGGCGAAGACAGAATTTTCCAGCGTAACAAAGCCATACTTGGAAGAAAAGTTCAGTACTGTCATCCACCTGGAAGTGTTCATATCGTAGAAAAAATACTTAATGATTTTAAAAACGGAGTTCAGGATAAAGCATCATTCTGGATAAACTTTAAGGAGAGATTTATTTATATCAGATACTATGCAGTTCGCGATGATTCAAAAAATTATCTTGGAACACTCGAAGTAACACAAGACGTGACGGAATTAAGAAAGCTCGAAGGTGAAAGAAGAATTCTTGAATATTAA
- a CDS encoding DUF2249 domain-containing protein: MKTEIDLKPETIKEVYNAISDLEAGIHPLAKVMNSINELKEEESFLLITPFLPAPLIEKVSEKNFKVKSEPQDNGSYNTYIWK, encoded by the coding sequence ATGAAAACAGAAATTGATTTGAAGCCCGAAACTATAAAAGAAGTTTACAATGCTATCAGTGACCTCGAAGCGGGAATTCATCCGCTCGCAAAAGTAATGAATTCTATCAATGAGCTTAAAGAAGAGGAAAGCTTTTTATTAATAACACCCTTTCTTCCTGCACCTCTGATAGAAAAAGTTTCTGAGAAAAATTTCAAAGTAAAAAGTGAACCACAGGATAATGGCAGTTACAATACATACATCTGGAAATAA
- a CDS encoding 4Fe-4S binding protein, which translates to MKEKQKIIRNSEKGIQKIRFTVQILFALLCIWIGIEFYFFTQYFETNGATQFYERPPGVDGFLPISSFMSFYLFLSTGEIHASHPAGFFIFSGIVLMSLVFGKSFCSWMCPVGFISELIGDFGEKIFKRKLKLPKFLDYPLRSLKYLLLAFLTYSVLFLMSDLAVKAFLDSPYNAVSDIKMYYFFADISRTSLIVIGTLFILSIFIRNFWCRFLCPYGALLGITSLLSPNKIKRNAVSCIDCGLCSKACPSAIKVDKVKTVFSDECSTCMSCVDVCPVKDTLDLKSILPSKKKISKKIVAVGVVSIFMVVTGIGMIAGLWQNKITSEEYMMHYKQMNSYGHPTGTKEMKHLNEQVTRERLEQELKNGMNN; encoded by the coding sequence ATGAAAGAAAAGCAAAAGATAATAAGGAATAGCGAAAAGGGAATTCAGAAAATCAGGTTTACTGTGCAAATCCTGTTTGCGTTGTTATGTATATGGATTGGAATCGAGTTTTACTTTTTCACACAATACTTTGAGACGAATGGAGCGACACAGTTCTATGAACGTCCGCCGGGTGTTGATGGGTTCCTTCCAATCAGTTCATTTATGAGTTTCTATTTATTTCTTTCAACAGGTGAAATTCATGCTTCACATCCTGCCGGGTTTTTCATTTTTTCAGGAATAGTTTTGATGTCACTCGTATTTGGAAAATCTTTTTGCAGCTGGATGTGCCCTGTCGGGTTTATTTCAGAATTGATCGGAGACTTTGGTGAAAAAATATTTAAGAGAAAATTAAAACTGCCTAAGTTTTTAGATTATCCTCTCAGAAGTTTAAAATATCTGTTGCTGGCGTTTCTTACTTACTCCGTTTTATTTTTAATGAGTGATCTTGCAGTGAAAGCTTTTCTTGACAGCCCTTACAACGCGGTTTCAGATATTAAGATGTACTACTTCTTTGCTGATATTTCGCGTACTTCTTTAATTGTAATTGGAACACTTTTCATTCTCTCAATTTTTATAAGAAATTTCTGGTGCAGATTTCTTTGTCCTTACGGTGCTTTACTTGGAATTACTTCATTACTCAGTCCGAACAAAATTAAGAGAAACGCTGTAAGTTGTATTGACTGCGGATTGTGTTCAAAAGCATGTCCCTCTGCAATTAAGGTTGATAAAGTGAAAACAGTTTTTTCGGATGAGTGCAGCACGTGTATGAGTTGTGTTGATGTTTGTCCCGTTAAGGATACGCTTGATTTAAAATCAATTCTTCCTTCAAAGAAAAAAATATCTAAAAAAATTGTAGCGGTTGGTGTAGTATCAATATTTATGGTTGTTACCGGAATTGGAATGATAGCAGGGTTATGGCAGAATAAAATTACTTCTGAAGAGTATATGATGCATTATAAACAAATGAACAGCTATGGACATCCGACCGGAACAAAAGAAATGAAACATTTGAATGAACAGGTAACCCGCGAAAGACTTGAGCAGGAATTAAAAAATGGAATGAACAATTAA
- a CDS encoding cupin domain-containing protein: METMTENIESIKSKKLADEIMYNENSIVSKQIVKKPNGNVTLFAFAKNESLTEHISPFEALVFMVDGKMEIKIGGEPVIVNTNEIILLPANIPHGLIALENSKMLLTMIK, translated from the coding sequence ATGGAAACGATGACAGAAAATATCGAATCAATTAAAAGTAAAAAACTAGCTGACGAAATAATGTATAATGAAAATTCAATCGTCAGCAAGCAGATAGTAAAAAAGCCAAATGGAAATGTTACACTATTTGCGTTTGCAAAAAATGAATCGCTCACCGAACATATCTCACCATTTGAAGCCCTGGTCTTTATGGTTGACGGTAAAATGGAAATTAAAATCGGTGGTGAACCTGTTATAGTTAATACTAACGAAATAATTCTGCTTCCAGCAAATATTCCGCACGGACTGATTGCATTAGAAAACTCTAAAATGTTACTAACTATGATTAAGTGA
- the nosD gene encoding nitrous oxide reductase family maturation protein NosD: protein MFLRTTISILISVLFFVINLNAKEIVVNKNGKIKSIKEAIKISKDGDAIIVKRGNYYEGNIIIDRKIKITGIDFPVVDGGGKEEILTIKSDSVEIIGLLLRNAGVSYLKENSAIKLENVYGCKIKGNKLYNNFFGIYLSKSSQTIISDNYIEAYGKGETSSGNGIHLWYSKDVIINNNRIKGHRDGIYLEFTSKAFIHSNISTNNLRYGLHFMFSDECKYESNRFSFNGAGVAVMYSKRVEMTKNTFSDNWGQASYGILLKDISESRIIKNLLKKNTTGIYIEGCLRTSIENNIFESNGWAVKLMANSSDNIFSKNDFISNSFDIATNSRQNFNTFKGNYWSNYTGYDLDKNSVGDVPYRPVKLYSIITEKQKPSLILMHSLFIQIIDVAESVIPSLTPETLVDSSPSMKRIN from the coding sequence ATGTTTTTACGAACCACGATATCGATTTTGATTTCTGTTTTATTTTTTGTGATCAATCTAAATGCGAAAGAGATTGTCGTTAATAAAAACGGAAAAATAAAATCAATAAAAGAAGCGATAAAAATTTCTAAAGATGGTGATGCCATAATTGTGAAAAGGGGAAACTATTATGAGGGCAACATTATCATCGATAGAAAAATAAAAATTACAGGCATTGACTTTCCCGTTGTTGATGGCGGCGGCAAAGAAGAAATCCTGACCATTAAAAGTGACAGTGTGGAAATCATCGGTTTGCTTTTGCGGAATGCAGGTGTCAGCTATTTAAAAGAAAATTCAGCAATTAAACTCGAAAATGTTTACGGCTGTAAAATTAAAGGCAACAAACTCTATAATAATTTTTTTGGAATTTATCTTTCTAAGTCATCGCAGACTATAATATCTGACAACTACATTGAAGCTTATGGTAAAGGAGAAACATCTTCCGGAAACGGGATTCATCTCTGGTACAGTAAAGATGTAATAATAAATAACAACCGGATAAAGGGACACCGTGATGGTATCTATCTCGAATTCACCAGTAAAGCTTTCATCCATTCAAACATAAGTACTAATAATCTGCGGTATGGTTTACATTTTATGTTCTCTGATGAGTGTAAATATGAAAGCAACCGATTTTCTTTTAACGGTGCTGGCGTGGCTGTGATGTATTCCAAAAGAGTTGAGATGACTAAAAATACTTTTAGTGACAACTGGGGACAAGCTTCTTACGGGATACTCTTAAAAGATATTAGTGAAAGCAGAATTATAAAAAACCTTTTGAAAAAAAATACTACAGGTATATATATCGAAGGCTGTTTAAGAACTTCTATTGAAAATAATATTTTCGAAAGTAACGGCTGGGCTGTAAAACTTATGGCAAATTCTTCTGACAATATTTTTTCGAAGAATGATTTTATTTCCAATTCGTTTGACATAGCCACAAACAGCAGGCAAAACTTTAATACGTTTAAAGGAAATTACTGGAGTAACTATACTGGTTACGATCTTGATAAAAACAGTGTGGGTGATGTTCCATACAGACCTGTAAAACTTTATTCCATCATTACTGAAAAACAAAAACCTTCACTTATCCTTATGCACTCTTTGTTCATTCAAATAATTGATGTTGCTGAAAGTGTTATTCCATCACTTACTCCTGAAACACTTGTTGATTCATCACCTTCTATGAAGAGAATAAATTGA
- a CDS encoding cytochrome c: protein MVTKRTQNTTSAVYLLLLLALSIIVLTGCGDSQGQDPAQFSNNKTVTANTNASGLSDFEMKNGIGPIKQIIELSALDMKLAKQGEDIFLSKCASCHKLDERYVGPAQRNIFERRSPEYIMNMMLNPEEMYKKHPEAKKLLAEFMTPMPNQNLSFDEARSILEYFRKAGNEK, encoded by the coding sequence ATGGTAACGAAGAGAACACAAAACACAACATCTGCTGTTTATCTGCTGCTTCTACTTGCACTATCAATCATTGTATTGACAGGCTGTGGTGATTCACAAGGACAGGATCCTGCCCAGTTTAGCAACAATAAAACAGTTACCGCGAACACGAATGCCAGTGGTTTATCTGATTTCGAGATGAAGAACGGCATTGGACCAATAAAACAAATTATCGAATTAAGTGCTTTGGATATGAAGCTCGCAAAACAGGGAGAAGATATTTTTCTTAGCAAATGTGCTTCTTGTCATAAACTTGATGAGCGATATGTAGGACCGGCACAAAGAAATATTTTTGAAAGACGTTCACCTGAGTATATAATGAACATGATGTTAAACCCGGAAGAGATGTATAAAAAACATCCTGAGGCGAAAAAATTATTAGCTGAGTTTATGACTCCAATGCCTAATCAGAATCTTTCATTCGATGAAGCAAGGTCCATACTCGAATATTTTAGAAAAGCCGGAAACGAAAAATAA
- the nosZ gene encoding Sec-dependent nitrous-oxide reductase gives MKPSGNFFLLTFIVAVIIVSYIGCNNSKQSFSGDVSSQVYVAPGTYDEFYTFMSGGFSGQMTVYGLPSGRKFKVMSVFAQNPETGYGYSEETKAMLNTSYGFIPWDDAHHPQLSQTDGVPDGRFVFINGNNTPRIAKVDLKEFETTEIIEIPNSAGNHGSPFITQNTEYVIASTRFSVPIPQNDIPISSYKENFKGSISFIKLDPKTEMMNLEFQIIVPGFNYDLARGGKGPSGDWAFFTSYNSEQANTLLEINASKNDKDFIAAVNWKLAEKYLKEGKARTMPAEYYRNYMDHKTQTAVSVKNTEVKVLDPKECPGMIYYLPTPKSPHGVDVDPSGEYIVAGGKLATVIPVHSFSKMIKAIENKEFDGEIQGIPILKYESIVAGEVKDPGLGPLHTEFDDKGYAYTSAFISSEIVKWKVGTWEVADRIPVYYSIGHLNIPGGDSKKPWGKYVIALNKITKDRYLPTGPELTQSAQLIDISGDKMKLLLDFPTAGEPHYAQSLPADLVKDKTIKFYKIEENMHPHATKKEKDSRVERKGNEVHVYMTAMRSHFAPDNIEGIKVGDEVYFHITNLEQDWDVPHGFAVKGNNNAELLIMPGQTRTLKWIPSKAGIHPFYCTDFCSALHQEMSGYIRVSPQGSNVQLSYSLGDNK, from the coding sequence ATGAAACCTTCAGGTAATTTCTTTTTGCTGACTTTTATAGTTGCCGTAATAATTGTCAGCTATATCGGTTGTAACAACAGTAAGCAAAGTTTTTCGGGGGATGTATCATCGCAGGTATATGTCGCACCAGGAACATATGATGAATTTTATACTTTTATGTCAGGTGGGTTCAGTGGTCAAATGACCGTATACGGTTTGCCATCCGGAAGAAAATTTAAAGTGATGTCGGTATTTGCCCAAAACCCTGAAACAGGGTATGGCTATTCTGAAGAAACCAAAGCAATGTTGAATACTTCTTACGGATTTATTCCCTGGGATGATGCCCATCATCCACAACTTTCACAAACTGATGGTGTTCCCGATGGAAGATTTGTTTTTATTAATGGCAATAATACTCCGCGTATTGCCAAGGTAGATTTAAAGGAATTTGAGACAACAGAAATAATTGAAATCCCGAATTCCGCAGGTAATCATGGGTCACCATTCATTACGCAGAATACTGAGTATGTTATTGCATCAACAAGATTCAGTGTTCCGATTCCTCAAAACGATATCCCGATTTCATCTTATAAAGAAAACTTTAAAGGCTCAATCAGTTTTATAAAACTCGACCCTAAAACCGAAATGATGAATCTTGAATTCCAGATAATTGTCCCTGGATTTAATTATGATCTTGCTAGAGGAGGTAAAGGACCTTCAGGTGATTGGGCATTCTTCACAAGCTATAACAGTGAGCAAGCTAATACTCTGTTGGAAATAAACGCATCAAAGAATGATAAAGATTTTATTGCGGCGGTTAACTGGAAGCTTGCTGAAAAATATCTCAAAGAAGGAAAAGCCAGAACGATGCCTGCTGAGTATTACCGGAATTATATGGATCATAAAACTCAAACAGCCGTTTCAGTTAAGAATACTGAAGTAAAAGTTTTAGACCCGAAAGAATGTCCCGGTATGATTTATTACCTGCCAACTCCAAAATCTCCGCACGGAGTTGATGTTGATCCAAGCGGTGAGTACATAGTTGCTGGAGGAAAACTAGCGACTGTAATTCCCGTTCATTCATTTTCAAAAATGATCAAAGCAATTGAGAATAAAGAATTTGATGGTGAGATACAGGGAATCCCGATCCTTAAATATGAATCAATAGTTGCCGGTGAAGTTAAAGATCCCGGTTTGGGACCGCTGCATACTGAATTTGATGATAAGGGATATGCTTATACATCAGCATTCATTTCTTCTGAAATTGTAAAATGGAAAGTTGGAACATGGGAAGTTGCGGATAGAATCCCTGTTTATTATTCAATCGGTCATTTAAATATTCCCGGAGGCGACAGTAAAAAACCCTGGGGAAAATATGTAATTGCTCTGAATAAAATTACAAAGGACAGATATCTTCCAACCGGACCGGAACTTACACAATCAGCGCAGCTTATTGATATAAGCGGTGACAAGATGAAGCTGCTTTTAGATTTTCCTACTGCCGGTGAACCGCATTATGCACAAAGTCTTCCTGCTGATCTTGTAAAGGATAAAACAATTAAGTTTTATAAGATTGAAGAAAACATGCATCCGCATGCAACTAAAAAAGAGAAAGACAGCCGCGTTGAAAGAAAAGGAAATGAAGTGCACGTTTATATGACAGCGATGAGAAGTCATTTCGCACCGGATAACATCGAAGGTATTAAAGTTGGTGACGAAGTTTATTTCCATATAACGAATCTTGAACAGGACTGGGACGTACCGCATGGATTTGCTGTGAAAGGTAATAACAATGCAGAATTGCTAATTATGCCTGGACAGACACGAACACTTAAATGGATTCCCTCAAAAGCAGGTATTCATCCATTCTACTGCACTGACTTCTGTTCAGCCTTGCATCAGGAAATGTCAGGCTATATTCGGGTTTCACCCCAGGGTTCAAATGTACAACTGTCTTATAGTTTAGGAGATAATAAGTAA
- a CDS encoding hemerythrin domain-containing protein, whose protein sequence is MKRHGNLIALSHDHHHGLVLANLIKINAPVYKGLPNDLPGKIEYTKNFFNTELIRHFNDEEEILYPLVKGKSKEIDILFTEIFFEHIQIKKLVEQLDSSSDQITILDKLGRLLENHIRKEERELFVMIENEINESELNKLVFK, encoded by the coding sequence ATGAAAAGACATGGTAATCTTATCGCTCTTTCGCATGATCATCATCACGGGTTAGTACTTGCTAACCTGATAAAAATAAATGCCCCCGTTTACAAAGGTCTTCCAAATGATCTTCCGGGCAAAATTGAATACACAAAAAATTTTTTTAATACAGAGTTGATCCGTCATTTCAATGATGAAGAGGAAATCCTATATCCGCTGGTGAAGGGGAAGTCTAAGGAAATTGACATTTTATTTACTGAAATATTTTTCGAACACATTCAGATAAAAAAATTAGTTGAACAGCTTGACTCATCATCTGATCAAATAACCATTCTTGACAAACTTGGAAGACTGCTTGAAAATCACATCAGAAAGGAAGAACGGGAATTATTTGTTATGATTGAAAATGAAATCAATGAAAGTGAATTGAATAAACTTGTATTCAAATAA
- a CDS encoding ABC transporter ATP-binding protein, producing MIEVKNIEKKFGKLEVLRGVSFKVNAGKITAIVGPNGSGKTTIIKTILGLVRPDSGEIIFSEKNIIGRHLYRKEIGYMPQAASFPDNLSVRELIKMISNLRNESELKASPYIDVFNLAPELNKTLRNLSGGNKQKVSALIALMFNPSVLILDEPTAGLDPVASSNLKELLQIEKEKGKTIILTSHIMAEVQELADDIMFLLDGRIQFNGSLRSLLTNKGETKLEKAIAAMMKDVKVWN from the coding sequence TTGATTGAAGTAAAAAACATAGAAAAGAAATTCGGTAAACTTGAAGTTCTTCGCGGAGTTTCATTTAAAGTTAATGCCGGTAAGATTACCGCGATTGTCGGACCCAACGGTTCAGGTAAAACGACAATTATTAAAACAATTCTGGGACTAGTAAGACCCGATTCCGGTGAAATTATTTTTTCTGAAAAAAATATAATCGGTCGGCATTTATACAGAAAAGAAATCGGTTACATGCCGCAGGCAGCAAGTTTTCCGGATAATCTTTCTGTGCGTGAACTGATTAAAATGATAAGCAATCTAAGGAATGAAAGTGAGTTAAAAGCTTCACCGTACATTGATGTATTTAATCTTGCACCTGAATTAAATAAAACATTGCGTAATCTTTCCGGTGGAAATAAACAAAAAGTCAGCGCACTTATCGCACTGATGTTCAATCCATCAGTACTAATTTTAGATGAACCAACTGCGGGACTTGATCCTGTTGCAAGTAGTAATCTTAAAGAGTTATTACAGATTGAAAAAGAAAAAGGAAAAACAATAATTCTTACATCTCACATTATGGCAGAAGTGCAGGAACTTGCGGATGATATTATGTTTTTACTCGATGGAAGAATTCAGTTTAACGGAAGCCTTCGTTCACTTTTGACAAATAAAGGTGAGACCAAACTTGAAAAAGCTATCGCAGCTATGATGAAGGATGTTAAAGTATGGAATTAG
- a CDS encoding Rrf2 family transcriptional regulator has protein sequence MTVIFSKKCEYGLQAVLYLATKESDEVVPSDDIAQKLSIPKEFVSKILQSLTESGIVHSKKGKSGGFFLAKNPSRIHLIDIVAAIDGLEIFDKCVLGFPNCSPDKPCPLHDTWGELRTKAYDMLTKETIDQFKEKTLRKIN, from the coding sequence ATGACTGTAATTTTTTCAAAAAAATGTGAATACGGACTTCAGGCTGTTCTTTACTTAGCTACTAAAGAAAGCGATGAAGTTGTTCCATCTGATGATATAGCTCAAAAATTATCTATACCAAAAGAATTCGTTTCAAAGATATTGCAAAGTCTTACAGAGAGTGGAATAGTTCATTCAAAAAAAGGGAAGTCCGGTGGATTTTTCCTTGCTAAAAATCCATCGCGTATTCACTTGATAGATATTGTCGCAGCTATTGACGGACTTGAAATATTTGATAAGTGTGTACTCGGTTTTCCTAATTGTTCGCCGGATAAACCTTGTCCGCTGCATGATACGTGGGGTGAGTTACGAACCAAAGCTTATGATATGCTGACCAAAGAAACCATTGATCAGTTCAAAGAAAAGACATTAAGAAAAATTAATTGA
- a CDS encoding YihY/virulence factor BrkB family protein — protein sequence MFKINLIKRIRESETYKAFRKLRFLLNMIPDYQKFKKFFFHYFGGLYNRIDEHHVLLLSGGLAFSLFVCIVPLVLILFWILGNFLSSSDVEVQINTLIDTIIPYETYAEFVKSILYKRIYEVIEFKNIAGFVGIIGLFFAASGFFSSVRTILNKVFGTDLDINIFLGKLRDFAIIMIVILIFLVSTMFLPMLDIFRNVSEHLPFLEFLQYGIFQKIFTTLISLFIIFSLFAIMYKFIPIKKIRKRSVAIGAMWAAILWEGAKQVFGYYIFNFASWGQIYGAYALVVVVAFWIYYSAAVFIVGAEIGKLFDERLEERIQLKNNPA from the coding sequence ATGTTTAAAATCAATTTAATAAAGAGGATCAGAGAGTCAGAAACTTATAAAGCTTTCAGAAAGCTTCGGTTTCTGCTCAATATGATTCCCGATTATCAAAAGTTCAAAAAGTTTTTCTTTCATTACTTCGGGGGATTGTATAACAGGATAGACGAACATCATGTTTTGTTACTAAGCGGCGGGCTGGCGTTTTCACTTTTCGTTTGTATAGTTCCTCTTGTTCTTATTCTCTTCTGGATACTTGGAAATTTCCTTTCATCCTCAGATGTGGAAGTACAGATAAATACTCTCATTGACACGATCATTCCGTATGAAACCTACGCTGAATTTGTTAAGTCAATTCTTTATAAAAGAATTTATGAAGTAATTGAATTTAAAAACATTGCTGGTTTCGTTGGTATTATTGGTTTGTTCTTTGCTGCGAGCGGATTCTTCAGCAGCGTAAGAACAATATTGAATAAAGTATTCGGGACGGATTTAGACATTAATATTTTCCTCGGCAAGTTAAGAGACTTTGCAATAATCATGATCGTGATTCTAATTTTTCTCGTATCAACAATGTTCCTGCCTATGCTTGATATTTTTAGAAATGTCTCCGAGCATCTGCCGTTTCTAGAGTTTTTACAATACGGTATTTTTCAAAAAATATTTACAACACTTATTTCGCTTTTTATCATTTTCTCACTGTTTGCAATTATGTACAAATTCATTCCGATAAAGAAAATAAGGAAACGATCTGTAGCTATCGGTGCGATGTGGGCAGCAATATTGTGGGAAGGCGCAAAGCAGGTCTTCGGTTATTACATTTTCAACTTTGCGTCATGGGGACAAATTTATGGTGCTTACGCTTTGGTAGTTGTTGTCGCATTCTGGATATACTATTCTGCCGCGGTATTTATTGTCGGGGCAGAAATAGGCAAGTTGTTCGATGAACGTTTGGAAGAGCGAATTCAACTCAAAAATAATCCTGCCTGA